Proteins co-encoded in one Neodiprion lecontei isolate iyNeoLeco1 chromosome 3, iyNeoLeco1.1, whole genome shotgun sequence genomic window:
- the LOC107223175 gene encoding protein GUCD1 isoform X2 — protein MTGPKNDKAQHVIEVKISHIRQRFNWDCGVSCVLMVLPDEQRKYFIDNFDQVCKDEGFDKSTWSIDLCYLLKRFGVTHEYCTITFGVHPGYRGEHFYDKILHKDEDRVNKRFQEARLNNITVKRTSLLNTDLIRHLTAEGPIILLTNASLLWCDICKNNKITCELRNCFPWPVSYNGHYIVLVGYNDRRKRFLYRNPSYREHLYI, from the exons ATGACTGGCCCCAAAAATGACA AAGCACAGCATGTTATTGAAGTCAAGATTTCCCACATCAGGCAACGTTTTAATTGGGACTGTGGGGTATCCTGCGTGTTGATGGTCCTACCTGACGAgcagagaaaatattttatcgacaATTTTGACCAAGTTTGTAAAGACGAGGGATTCGACAAGAG CACCTGGAGTATAGATCTATGTTATCTATTGAAAAGATTCGGGGTTACGCATGAATATTGCACTATAACCTTTGGTGTTCATCCTGGATACCGTGGAGAACATTTTTACGACAAGATACTACACAAG GATGAAGACAGAGTGAATAAGAGATTTCAAGAGGCACgattgaataatattacagTAAAAAGAACGTCATTGTTAAATACAGATCTCATAAGGCACTTGACTGCTGAAGGACCGATTATACTCTTAACTAATGCAAGTTTGCTGTGGTGTGATATTtgcaaaaataacaaaattacaTGCGAATTACGGAACTGCTTTCCTTGGCCTGTAAGCTATAACGGCCATTACATTGTCTTAGTGGGTTACAATGACCGTAGAAAGAGATTCCTTTATAGAAATCCTTCATATAGAGAAC ATTtgtacatatag
- the LOC107223175 gene encoding protein GUCD1 isoform X1: MTGPKNDKAQHVIEVKISHIRQRFNWDCGVSCVLMVLPDEQRKYFIDNFDQVCKDEGFDKSTWSIDLCYLLKRFGVTHEYCTITFGVHPGYRGEHFYDKILHKDEDRVNKRFQEARLNNITVKRTSLLNTDLIRHLTAEGPIILLTNASLLWCDICKNNKITCELRNCFPWPVSYNGHYIVLVGYNDRRKRFLYRNPSYRERICAMSYYHMEEARKSYGTDEDVILIYSTNLSPLINSS; the protein is encoded by the exons ATGACTGGCCCCAAAAATGACA AAGCACAGCATGTTATTGAAGTCAAGATTTCCCACATCAGGCAACGTTTTAATTGGGACTGTGGGGTATCCTGCGTGTTGATGGTCCTACCTGACGAgcagagaaaatattttatcgacaATTTTGACCAAGTTTGTAAAGACGAGGGATTCGACAAGAG CACCTGGAGTATAGATCTATGTTATCTATTGAAAAGATTCGGGGTTACGCATGAATATTGCACTATAACCTTTGGTGTTCATCCTGGATACCGTGGAGAACATTTTTACGACAAGATACTACACAAG GATGAAGACAGAGTGAATAAGAGATTTCAAGAGGCACgattgaataatattacagTAAAAAGAACGTCATTGTTAAATACAGATCTCATAAGGCACTTGACTGCTGAAGGACCGATTATACTCTTAACTAATGCAAGTTTGCTGTGGTGTGATATTtgcaaaaataacaaaattacaTGCGAATTACGGAACTGCTTTCCTTGGCCTGTAAGCTATAACGGCCATTACATTGTCTTAGTGGGTTACAATGACCGTAGAAAGAGATTCCTTTATAGAAATCCTTCATATAGAGAAC gtatatgcgCAATGTCCTACTACCATATGGAAGAAGCAAGGAAATCTTATGGAACAGATGAAGATGTTATTTTGATATATAGTACAAATTTATCTCCGTTAATAAATAGTTCATGA
- the LOC107223157 gene encoding phenoloxidase 1 gives MSRSLTDILYLYDRPSEPIFVSRGNKSTTFDVPPSYLVERYQSVPSVLSRVGDDVPRIPVKKISVPSLGIATNLGRAENFSLFMPSHRKMAGHLIEILLGMATYDDFLSASVFCHDRINPQMYIYCLSVAILHRPDTRDLPIPTLCEVFPDKFVTSGVFAQVREEANLVAPGSRMPIEIPRNYTASDLDVEHRLAYFREDLGINLHHWHWHLVYPPSGPMQIVNKDRRGELLYYMHSQIMARYNVERFCNDLPRVERWNRWREPIAEAYFPKLDSLVASRAWPARPANSELKDINRTIDQLQFDIQDLERWRDRIAQAISTQSVINERGQTIPLTEKDGIDVLGNLMEACILSPNFNYYGDLHNYMHIALSFIHDPDHRYLESFSPIGDPAVTMRDPVFYRLHGWVESIFQLYKGTLPPYTVEQLNNPGVDVTGVEVVTENQPKNVFHTFWQQSDVDMSRGLDFIPRGSVLVRFTHLQYTPYIYRIQVNNKSGANKMGTCRIFLTPKQDELGRPMAFTDQKNMMIELDKFTVNLRPGANTIERNSTLSSVTIPFERTFRNLTVNVPTDINELDAFNFCGCGWPQHMLLPKGTESGYATELFVMISNYDNDKIEQDIGGQCSDAASFCGIRNKKYPDARAMGYPFDRLPRNGVDTLSQFLTPNMRTTNVLIRHTNSILRRPNQSTATPSTTRI, from the exons ATGTCGCGAAGTTTGACAGACATACTGTATCTCTATGATCGTCCATCGGAACCAATATTTGTCTCACGTGGCAATAAATCAACCACATTTGACGTTCCACCAAGTTATTTA GTGGAAAGATATCAATCTGTTCCATCGGTTTTATCACGGGTTGGTGATGATGTCCCTAGAATTCCTGTCAAGAAAATAAGCGTACCATCACTCGGCATAGCAACCAATCTGGGTCGCGCagagaatttttctcttttcatgcCAAGCCACCGCAAAATGGCTGGACATCTAATTGAGATTCTACTGGGAATGGCAACTTATGATGATTTTCTATCTGCATCTGTTTTTTGTCACGATCGAATCAATCCCCAAATGTATATTTACTGTTTGTCCGTTGCTATTCTGCATCGACCAGATACCAGAGATCTGCCAATACCTACCTTGTGCGAAGTCTTTCCAGACAAGTTTGTAACAAGCGGAGTTTTTGCACAAGTACGAGAAGAAGCAAACCTTGTTGCACCTGGCTCAAGG ATGCCAATCGAAATTCCTCGAAACTACACTGCATCTGATTTGGATGTGGAGCACAGACTTGCATATTTTCGTGAAGATTTGGGTATCAATCTACACCACTGGCATTGGCACTTAGTCTATCCACCTTCCGGGCCAATGCAAATAGTTAACAAAGATAGACGTGGCGAACTTTTGTATTACATGCATTCACAGATTATGGCTAGATATAACGTTGAACGATTTTGCAATGATCTTCCACGAGTGGAGCGTTGGAACAGGTGGCGCGAACCAATTGCCGAAGCTTATTTTCCCAAACTGGATTCGCTTGTAGCCAGTCGTGCTTGGCCAGCTCGTCCAGCTAATTCAGAGCTTAAGGACATTAATCGTACAATTGATCAACTTCAATTTGACATACAAGACCTGGAAAGATGGAGAGATCGTATTGCACAGGCAATTTCAACTCAATCTGTAATAAAT GAGAGAGGTCAAACTATACCACTGACAGAAAAGGATGGCATAGATGTATTGGGAAACCTCATGGAAGCTTGTATTCtttctccaaattttaattattacggTGATTTGCACAACTATATGCACATAGCACTATCATTCATACATGATCCGGATCACAGATATTTGGAATCCTTTTCTCCTATTGGGGATCCAGCTGTCACTATGAGAGATCCTGTGTTTTATCGTCTACATGGTTGGGTAGAATCTATTTTTCAACTGTATAAAGGGACGCTCCCTCCATATACAGTGGAACAATTGAATAACCCAGGAGTTGATGTTACAG GTGTGGAAGTGGTGACAGAGAATCAGCCGAAGAACGTATTTCATACTTTCTGGCAGCAGAGTGACGTTGATATGTCACGAGGCTTGGATTTCATACCCAGAGGTTCTGTTCTCGTAAGGTTCACACATTTACAGTATACTCCATATATTTACAGAATTCAGGTAAATAACAAAAGTGGAGCAAATAAAATGGGAACCTGTAGAATATTTCTGACACCAAAACAAGATGAGCTTGGTAGACCTATGGCTTTCAcagatcaaaaaaatatgatgatTGAACTGGACAAATTCACCGTGAACT tAAGACCTGGAGCCAACACCATTGAGCGTAACTCGACATTATCATCTGTAACAATTCCATTTGAAAGAACTTTtagaaatttgactgtcaatGTTCCAACTGATATTAATGAGCTTGATGCTTTTAACTTCTGTGGTTGTGGTTGGCCTCAGCACATGCTTCTTCCAAAAGGAACTGAAAGTGGCTATGCGACAGAACTTTTTGTTATGATCTCCAACTACGACAATGACAAG ATCGAACAAGACATAGGTGGACAATGCAGTGACGCTGCTAGTTTCTGCGGAATACGAAACAAGAAGTATCCAGATGCTCGAGCAATGGGGTATCCATTTGATCGTCTACCACGTAATGGTGTTGATACTTTATCCCAATTTTTGACACCAAATATGAGAACTACGAACGTGCTAATACGTCATACAAATTCCATCTTACGTCGGCCAAATCAATCTACTGCAACTCCATCTACAACAAGGATTTAG
- the LOC107223183 gene encoding dynein light chain 2, cytoplasmic, with the protein MSDRKAVIKNADMSEEMQQDAVDCATQALEKFNIEKDIAAFIKKEFDKKYNPTWHCIVGRNFGSYVTHETRHFIYFYLGQVAILLFKSG; encoded by the exons ATGTCAGACCGTAAGGCTGTGATCAAAAATGCTGACATGTCCGAGGAGATGCAACAGGACGCTGTGGACTGCGCCACTCAGGCCCTCGAGAAGTTTAATATTGAAAAG GATATTGCAGCTTTCATAAAGAAGGagtttgacaaaaaatataatcccACGTGGCATTGTATCGTTGGACGTAACTTTGGTAGCTATGTGACGCACGAAACAAGACATTTcatctatttttatttggGCCAGGTAGCCATTCTTCTTTTCAAGAGCGGATAA
- the LOC107223184 gene encoding 2-methoxy-6-polyprenyl-1,4-benzoquinol methylase, mitochondrial, translated as MALSKCINFRLARTGKSFANRRFSVTSSQRSSAYSEKKNDEDESRETHFGYQTVKENEKAKKVHAVFENVAGSYDVMNDAMSLGIHRVWKDIFIQRLGPTHGTKLLDVAGGTGDITFRYLNYLKNTRNPKNLQSHVTVCDINEAMLDVGKARAEKQGWTVDKGYDIAWKQGDAEKLPFANDSFTAYTIAFGIRNVTHVENVLAEAYRVLQPGGRFLCLEFSQLNNEALQWIYDKYSFQMIPVMGMLIAGQWEPYQYLVESIRKFPRQDDFKNMIEDAGFRQVNYENLTFGIVAIHSGFKL; from the exons ATGGCGCTCTCCAAATGTATCAATTTTAGGTTAGCAAGGACAGGCAAGAGCTTTGCCAACCGGCGATTCAGCGTTACGTCTTCCCAGCGAAGTTCAGcttatagtgaaaaaaaaaacgacgaagaTGAGAGCAGAGAAACACATTTTGGCTATCAAACTgtcaaagaaaatgaaaaagcgaaaaaag TTCATGCTGTGTTTGAAAACGTTGCTGGGTCATACGACGTGATGAACGATGCAATGAGTCTCGGTATTCATCGAGTGTGGAAAGATATTTTCATCCAACGCTTGGGACCGACACACGGTACGAAATTGTTGGATGTAGCTGGCGGCACGGGTGACATAACTTTCCGATATttaaattacttgaaaaatacgagaaacccaaaaaatttgcaaagcCATGTGACTGTGTGCGACATAAATGAGGCAATGTTGGATGTTGGCAAAGCTAGAGCTGAAAAACAAGGATGGACTGTTGACAAAGGCTACGACATCGCCTGGAAACAAGGTGACGCCGAGAAACTACCTTTTGCCAATGATTCTTTTACAGCCTACACTATTGCCTTTGGGATTAGAAACGTCACGCATGTCGAAAAT GTACTCGCCGAAGCTTATAGAGTTCTCCAGCCAGGTGGACGTTTCTTGTGCCTTGAGTTCAGCCAATTGAATAACGAGGCATTGCAATG GATCTATGACAAGTACTCCTTTCAAATGATCCCAGTTATGGGCATGCTAATTGCTGGACAGTGGGAACCTTACCAATATCTTGTTGAAAGTATTAGAAAATTTCCCAGGCAAGACGATTTTAAG AACATGATCGAGGATGCTGGATTTAGACAAGTAAATTACGAAAATCTAACTTTTGGTATTGTCGCCATACACTCAGGATTTAAACTATAA
- the LOC107223174 gene encoding serine/arginine-rich splicing factor 1A, translating to MSHGGRNECRIYVGNLPPDIRTKDIQDLFYKFGKVTFVDLKNRRGPPFAFVEFDDPRDAEDAVHARDGYDYDGYRLRVEFPRGGGPSNNFRGGRGAGGGDSGGRGGRGEMSNSRGRGPPARRSQYRVLVTGLPSSGSWQDLKDHMREAGDVCFADVYKDGTGVVEFLRYEDMKYAVKKLDDSRFRSHEGEVAYIRVKEDHSSGDRGRSEDRERGRTRSRSYSPRRRGSPTYSPLRRNYSRSRSRSRSRSYD from the exons ATGTCTCACGGTGGTAGGAACGAGTGTAGGATTTACGTGGGAAATTTACCACCAGATATTCGTACCAAAGACATTCAGGATCTTTTCTACAAATTTGGTAAAGTTACCTTTGTTGACTTGAAAAATCGTAGGGGGCCGCCATTCGCCTTCGTTGAGTTCGACGACCCAAG GGATGCCGAAGATGCAGTACATGCTAGAGATGGTTATGACTATGATGGCTATAGGTTGAGAGTAGAATTTCCCAGGGGTGGGGGACCAAGTAACAACTTTCGCGGGGGACGTGGTGCAGGAGGTGGTGATAGTGGCGGTAGAGGTGGCAGAGGTGAAATGAGCAATTCTAGAGGCCGTGGTCCTCCGGCTCGTCGATCTCAGTATAGAGTATTGGTTACGGGGTTGCCATCCTCGGGAAGCTGGCAGGATCTCAAAGACCACATGCGCGAAGCAGGTGACGTTTGCTTTGCAGATGTCTACAAAGATGGGACTGGTGTCGTTGAGTTTCTACGTTACGAAGACATGAAGTATGCGGTCAAAAAATTAGATGACTCCAGGTTCAGATCGCATGAG GGTGAAGTTGCATACATTCGTGTCAAAGAAGACCACAGCAGTGGAGATCGCGGCCGCAGTGAAGATCGAGAGAGAGGACGTACTCGTTCGAGGAGTTACAGTCCACGTCGTCGTGGTTCTCCTACCTATTCGCCATTGCGTCGCAACTACTCGCGGTCACGCTCACGCTCCAGGTCTCGCTCATACGATTAG
- the LOC107223151 gene encoding uncharacterized short-chain type dehydrogenase/reductase y4vI, translated as MERWVSKVAVVTGASSGIGASVVQELVRQGMVVVGLARRKEKVERLADALIEFPGKLHSVECDVSKEESVLAAFAWIREELGTVDVLVNNAGIAKETTLTEGSLEEWRAVFDVNVFGLCLCTREAVRLMREGDVEGLVVHVNSLAGERVPAVPGFGVYPGSKRALTAMAETLRHELRATKIRVTCVSPGLVATELLSGYSAFSEEALAAMPALRPDDVAAAIVYVLSTPPHVQPPSPRFISKIAIALIGGKDMTVLWFPSWICPSHSSFFGQLPSRVCKQNFYSTVMERWVGKLAMVTGAADGIGAAIAEALVKGGVNVLALDVKIVRLFSLRERLRLARGKLYPKQCDVNKLEEIEAAFKFAKETAGGVDILINNAGVTHLSNITDGDTEGFLKVLQTNVLAVALFTKEAVRSMRDRQVDGHIININSIFGHQVVGINRGLYAPSKFAVTAMTETVRRELIGIKSGIKITSISPGAVSTEILDAAAAEANVPVSKMDVPRLEPSDVADAAIYILSTPPNVHITEFTLRPLGETL; from the exons ATGGAGCGATGGGTTTCCAAAGTGGCGGTCGTAACGGGGGCGAGTTCCGGCATCGGGGCTTCCGTTGTCCAGGAGCTGGTCCGTCAAG GAATGGTAGTCGTCGGGCTCGCGAGGAGGAAGGAAAAGGTCGAAAGGCTTGCGGATGCGCTAATCGAATTCCCGGGTAAACTTCACTCCGTGGAATGCGACGTCTCCAAAGAGGAAAGCGTCCTCGCAGCGTTTGCCTGGATCCGGGAGGAACTTGGAACCGTCGATGTCCTGGTGAACAATGCCGGGATCGCGAAGGAAACGACGCTGACTG AGGGTTCCCTGGAGGAATGGCGGGCCGTATTCGACGTTAACGTCTTTGGCCTCTGTCTCTGTACCAGAGAAGCCGTGCGGTTAATGCGCGAGGGTGACGTCGAGGGACTTGTCGTCCACGTAAACAGCCTCGCCGGGGAACGCGTCCCTGCGGTACCTGGATTCGGCGTTTATCCAGGGTCTAAGCGCGCCCTTACCGCCATGGCGGAAACTCTGCGCCACGAATTAAGAGCCACGAAGATTCGGGTCACG TGCGTCAGTCCTGGTTTGGTAGCGACGGAGTTACTGTCCGGTTACTCAGCTTTTTCTGAAGAAGCTTTGGCAGCCATGCCTGCTCTTCGACCCGATGACGTAGCGGCGGCAATTGTCTACGTATTATCGACACCGCCTCACGTACAG CCCCCATCTCCGAGGTTTATTTCGAAGATTGCTATCGCATTGATAGGTGGTAAAGATATGACCGTATTGTGGTTTCCAAGTTGGATATGCCCAAGTCACTCGAGTTTCTTCGGACAGTTACCCTCGCGAGTCTGTAAGCAAAATTTCTACAGCACGGTCATGGAACGTTGGGTAGGTAAACTGGCGATGGTAACCGGCGCCGCCGATGGAATCGGTGCAGCCATCGCCGAGGCATTGGTCAAGGGCGGGGTCAACGTACTCGCCCTGGACGTCAAGATCGTCCGGCTCTTTTCCCTCAGAGAGAGACTCAGGCTTGCTCGAGGAAAGCTCTACCCCAAACAGTGCGACGTGAATAAGTTGGAAGAGATCGAGGCTGCCTTCAAGTTTGCAAAGGAGACAGCGGGCGGTGTTGATATTCTGATAAACAACGCTGGAGTCACTCATCTCTCAAACATCACTG ATGGCGACACCGAAGGTTTCCTGAAGGTCCTTCAGACGAACGTCCTGGCCGTAGCTCTGTTCACCAAGGAGGCAGTCAGATCGATGCGTGACCGTCAAGTCGATGGGCACATCATCAATATTAACAG TATCTTCGGTCATCAAGTCGTCGGCATCAATCGAGGCTTGTACGCGCCCAGCAAGTTCGCAGTCACTGCTATGACAGAGACGGTCCGTCGAGAGTTGATTGGTATTAAAAGTGGAATTAAAATTACG AGCATCAGCCCGGGTGCCGTAAGTACGGAAATCCTGGACGCAGCAGCTGCCGAAGCAAACGTTCCGGTATCGAAAATGGACGTTCCACGACTGGAGCCCTCGGATGTCGCAGATGCCGCGATTTACATTCTGTCAACTCCACCCAACGTTCAC ATCACGGAATTCACACTCCGACCCCTTGGGGAAACTCTCTGA
- the LOC107223148 gene encoding odorant receptor 82a-like, with amino-acid sequence MAMSLLVNVSAIVAGFAELIHVTDDLQLTAELMSAWLLTFNALARLLCLIINRKKMNYLRTVIETGKVSEGQRSEADDPILEYYDQVGLRFCRVYGSVILLVGVVMLVQPVPGILLGYERKLPFPTRYPFSVNTTIGYSVAYVHLVISSCSVVVHVLAFDTWFIFLNHHACSNFHLLQTWLEEISEVDPRREHEKISRCIQLHQNVNKFAADIEDVFNGSIIQLFLITTVNTCISGYALAKSRNEVRLMVKHFSSIFGLILQALILNWCGQFIEDKSIGVSLAISRSKLYELNDRHQRDLSLIMLVRAQKPTSLSAGKFYSLSLPTFTNIVHASMSYMTVLMSIQE; translated from the exons ATGGCCATGTCGCTACTTGTCAATGTATCTGCTATTGTTGCTGGATTCGCCGAGCTCATCCACGTGACAGACGATTTGCAACTGACCGCCGAACTCATGAGTGCCTGGCTGCTCACGTTCAATGCTTTAGCGAGACTTCTCTGCTTGATTATCAATCGAAAGAAAATGAACTACCTGAGAACCGTTATTGAAACGGGCAAGGTGAGCGAAGGACAGAGATCCGAAGCCGATGATCCAATTTTAGAATATTACGACCAAGTAGGACTACGATTCTGCAGAGTTTACGGATCCGTAATACTTTTAGTGGGCGTGGTTATGTTGGTGCAGCCTGTGCCAG GCATCTTACTCGGATACGAACGAAAGCTGCCTTTTCCGACCCGTTATCCATTCAGCGTAAACACAACTATTGGCTACAGCGTCGCCTACGTTCACCTAGTCATAAGCAGCTGCAGCGTCGTTGTCCACGTCTTGGCCTTTGACACGTGGTTCATATTCCTAAACCATCACGCCTGCAGTAATTTTCACCTACTCCAAACTTGGCTGGAAGAAATTAGCGAGGTTGATCCTCGCCGTGAGCACGAAAAGATTTCCAGGTGCATTCAACTTCATCAGAATGTCAATAAATTTGCCGCGGATATCGAGGACGTCTTCAACGGATCTATCATTCAGCTGTTCCTTATAACTACCGTCAATACCTGCATCAGCGGCTATGCGTTAGCCAAA AGCCGTAACGAGGTGCGATTGATGGTAAAACATTTCTCCTCAATTTTCGGACTAATCTTGCAAGCCTTGATACTCAATTGGTGTGGGCAGTTTATCGAAGATAAG AGCAtcggggtaagccttgctatTTCAAGGTCCAAGTTATACGAACTGAATGATCGTCATCAAAGAGATCTGAGCTTAATTATGCTCGTACGAGCTCAGAAACCGACTTCGCTGTCAGCTGGAAAATTCTACAGCTTATCTTTACCAACTTTCACGAAT ATCGTACACGCGTCCATGTCGTACATGACCGTGCTGATGAGCATTCAAGAATGA
- the LOC107223187 gene encoding farnesol dehydrogenase yields MDRWVDKVALVTGASSGIGRAIVEELVRKGMRVVAMARRIDKIKAYAEELKHHPGKLHPLQCDLTKKDQVMHAMQWIEKNMGNIDVLVNNAGVDTHTSFLNGTMEDWEKTFDVNILGLVAITTEFLMMKKKQGLMDRGHIFNINDFRCFTRHNTMENRMSAPYMASKWAMRGITDMLRTELKELESKIKVTNICPGMVHTEMTMKAIKEHGCAALEPCDVADSIIVALCTRDTVLIRDMIVCPSRDLY; encoded by the exons ATGGATCGTTGGGTCGACAAAGTTGCTCTAGTCACCGGTGCTAGCTCTGGAATTGGCAGAGCCATCGTCGAGGAATTAGTCCGGAAGGGAATGAGAGTCGTCGCCATGGCTCGTCGCATTGACAAAATCAAG GCGTATGCCGAGGAGTTGAAGCACCACCCAGGAAAGCTCCACCCTCTGCAGTGCGACCTGACCAAGAAGGATCAGGTGATGCATGCAATGCAGTGGATAGAGAAGAACATGGGAAATATCGACGTCTTGGTGAACAACGCCGGTGTTGACACTCACACCTCTTTCCTCAACGGGACAATGGAAGACTGGGAGAAGACATTTGACGTAAACATCCTGGGCTTGGTAGCAATCACCACCGAATTCCTGATGATGAAGAAGAAGCAAGGCTTGATGGACCGCGGTCACATCTTCAACATCAACGACTTCCGATGCTTCACCCGCCACAATACCATGGAGAACAGGATGTCCGCTCCGTACATGGCCAGCAAATGGGCTATGCGTGGAATCACGGACATGCTTCGTACGGAACTCAAGGAACTCGAATCAAAGATCAAAGTTACC AACATTTGTCCGGGTATGGTCCACACCGAAATGACAATGAAGGCCATAAAGGAACACGGTTGCGCTGCTCTGGAACCCTGTGACGTCGCCGACTCCATCATCGTCGCATTGTGTACTCGTGACACCGTCCTTATCCGAGACATGATCGTATGTCCCTCTCGTGATCTCTACTAG